The following proteins are encoded in a genomic region of Brachypodium distachyon strain Bd21 chromosome 1, Brachypodium_distachyon_v3.0, whole genome shotgun sequence:
- the LOC100845877 gene encoding serine/arginine-rich splicing factor SR45a — translation MADSPRKRYSSRPSRSPSPYKGRTKSRSRSPAAQSQSRSPPPDPRSQARSRSRSPEREPDAGNHGNTLYVTGLSSKVTDRELKDYFNKEGKVVSCHVVLEPHTRVSRGFAFITMDTVEDAERCIKYLNQSELQGRHITVEKSRRGRPRTPTPGSYLGHRYERREQQRGGRFRRGYGRDEYYGNSYRRSPPPMYSYRDTRDYPPYRDSRDYSPHRDARDYYDGRGGRGYSPQRSPPPYGGRSRRERSRSLPYSPYRMPERGYGRRTGGGGYDR, via the exons ATG GCCGACTCACCGCGCAAGAG GTACTCATCAAGGCCCTCAAGGTCCCCATCTCCTTACAAAGGACGCACAAAATCAAGATCAAGATCACCTGCAGCTCAATCCCAGTCTAGATCTCCGCCGCCTGACCCTAGATCACAGGCAAGGTCAAGATCAAGAAGCCCTGAGAG GGAGCCTGACGCTGGAAATCATGGAAATACTCTGTATGTGACTGGACTTTCTTCTAAAGTTACTGACAGGGAACTTAAAGATTACTTCAACAAGGAAGGAAAG GTGGTTTCTTGCCATGTTGTTCTTGAACCCCACACACGTGTCTCGCGTGGATTTGCTTTTATCACCATGGACACTGTTGAAGATGCTGAACGCTGTATCAAGTATCTTAACCAGTCTGAACTGCAAGGCCGACACATCACGGTTGAAAAG TCACGCCGAGGTCGCCCAAGGACACCAACTCCTGGAAGTTACCTAG GCCATCGCTATGAACGTAGAGAGCAGCAGCGTGGTGGGAGATTTCGCAGAGGCTATGGTCGTGACGAGTATTATGGCAACAGCTACCGGAGGTCCCCACCTCCCATGTACTCCTACAGGGACACTCGAGACTACCCTCCCTACAGGGACAGCCGAGACTACTCCCCCCACAGGGATGCTCGGGACTACTACGATGGTAGGGGTGGTCGAGGTTACTCCCCCCAgagatctcctcctccttatGGTGGTAGGTCAAGAAGGGAACGTTCTAGATCGTTGCCGTATTCCCCTTACCGGATGCCTGAAAGAGGCTACGGCCGCCGAACCGGCGGTGGTGGCTACGACAGGTAA
- the LOC100846181 gene encoding transcription factor bHLH93 has translation MELDEQAFLEELFSLRRDAAWECNAMPMGDFFSPGCGAAAMDCFQERHQPTVSVLPTFTASYDHPHPPPPPQQQPGFDYLSEVYGSSGVVPFSSGGGEYGGDMGFLDVMEPKVAAPMAAEVVGACKVEPGLADGGAFSAGPPAPASRKKRVEGMPSKNLMAERRRRKRLNDRLSMLRSVVPKISKMDRTSILGDTIDYMKELLERIRQLQEEMEQEGAPETAPAPALLSVFRREQNPNEMLARNTPKFEVERKEKDDTRVEIYCAAKPGLLLSTVSTLDTLGLDIQQCVVSCFNDFAMHASCSEMQREMITTEVIKQELYKNAGYGGGCL, from the exons ATGGAGCTGGATGAGCAGGCATTCTTGGAGGAGCTCTTCTCCCTGAGGAGGGACGCCGCCTGGGAGTGCAATGCCATGCCCATGGGGGACTTCTTCTCCCCGGgctgcggcgccgccgccatggactgCTTCCAGGAGCGGCACCAGCCCACCGTCAGCGTGCTCCCGACCTTCACGGCTTCCTACGACCACccgcatccgccgccgccaccgcagcagcagccggggTTCGACTACCTCAGCGAGGTCTacggcagcagcggcgtcGTCCCCTtcagctccggcggcggcgagtaCGGCGGCGACATGGGGTTTCTTGATGTTATGGAGCCCAAGGTGGCAGCgcccatggcggcggaggtCGTCGGCGCCTGCAAGGTGGAGCCCGGgctggcggacggcggcgcgttcAGCGCaggcccgccggcgccggcgtcgaggaagaagagggtgGAAGGCATGCCTTCCAAGAACCTCAtggccgagcgccgccgccgcaagcgcCTCAACGACCGCCTCTCCATGCTCCGCTCCGTGGTTCCCAAGATCAGCAAG ATGGACAGGACGTCGATCCTGGGGGACACGATCGACTACATGAAGGAGCTGCTGGAGAGGATCCGGCAGCTgcaggaggagatggagcagGAGGGAGCACCggagacggcgccggcgccggcgctgctgAGCGTGTTCCGGCGGGAGCAGAACCCCAACGAGATGCTGGCGAGGAACACCCCAAAGTTCGAGGTGGAGCGGAAGGAGAAAGACGACACCAGGGTCGAGATCTACTGCGCCGCCAAGCCTGGACTGCTGCTGTCCACTGTGAGCACGCTGGACACCCTCGGCCTCGACATCCAGCAGTGCGTCGTCAGCTGCTTCAACGACTTCGCCATGCACGCCTCCTGCTCCGAG ATGCAGAGGGAGATGATCACCACGGAGGTGATAAAGCAGGAGCTGTACAAGAACGCCGGCTATGGAGGCGGCTGCTTGtag
- the LOC100846687 gene encoding serine/threonine-protein kinase ATR — MSTFARYTKELRELIAGSSTTGPSSVHYEDKLREVLSILLRDHVLPSPTANKRETTVVLKLLDYTARRNPGVFFNGRAAEVIRVIGRIFPFFADPDFGSITFDAVWSLLSLLRTGDREAYRQFFLDSMVAIEDVLYVASKRAEKPCGVLSRCLVKCLCGSFSDILEFPGFFSELPDSCQPKNGPGVLVDLTGDMRWRPFVTSLITLINKCLTDGTLYVEGLVSMQFVSSACSILCYGDESLHKVCFDFARIVATVMKVEILPMETIIRSITCILNQDVDDLSMFRDADYDFSMGACLHALHSSCPACIVESTAVDIVNVFASAMQTSKSSELQAAMCSAYKRIVKVCSPLVWKPEILLKLLYLPKPYDKLIECIRLVVDKFGRSFICVDDNDDQNSFLRKSEGFELPKAGQKRIAQNQENNSSKRQKMSESRFSVGSFITTEFSAGIGYEVANDYAYDFRLSVESHIKFLSPDNHKAYPLEPDIAIQVLSLLCLSFGVNPETGLFIRISKQVLSWIPWICKQATKKCLFSFDISLYLEALHVVMLLQSFHPGDIKLLGNDAQLIGESSADLIHSIYVDLISLVKWVWSDGHVSAEACSDWKLKCLLVQVIATISNRLNAECDLEVLELAMHSETVEVQNEALMSLPIIVLYSGPRMLGVMFRKLESVGTLGLEKVWKSIAFSLGFLSCLNGNTNATDKVGNHCKLFLDKHFRQPVSTSDLLLRGFRCPRCDIRAVHTKEQLSVVDIAVLQDENVDFKLNMSKAHFLFFKFLYADTSKECTISMVEVLPRILRHSSREVLLATKIEWVKCIDFLLLHGLKAVRDAFSGVVSCFLENSVMDILFSDGLGMNGGTKELNFLDKIKHAFTEAEDSHVLLTLLESTATIMKASDTQGEVFFGSFVLLIAQLDNHDHIIKMATSRLLHRCCIYCFEGGIEVFLSKHFRVRDNLYDYLSSRLLTHPRMISEFAEAIIGVKTEELIRRMVPSVIPKLIVSHPNNDQVVITLDELANHLNTGLVPLIVNQLPKVLSFTLFYEDGQHLPSVLQFYHTETGTDTKEIFAAALPALLDEIVCFPGESDQTETDRRTTRISPTIQNIARILTGNDTLPEFLKNDFVRLLNSIDKKMLRSDDTKLQKLALQRIRKLVEMMGPYLSTHAPKIMVLLIFSIDKEALQMDGLDVLHFFIKQLTEVSPTSIKYVMSQVVAAFIPSLERCRECPFAHLSKIVEILEELVLKNSILLKQHIRELPLLPSLPSLSGVNKVIQEARGIMTLQDHLKDAVDGLNHESLNVRYMVACELSKLLKTRREDITALIIGEDVADLDVISALIMTLLKGCAEESRTTVGQRLKLVCADCLGALGAVDPAKFKVISSERFKIECSDDDLIFELIHKHLARAFRAASDTMVQDSAAFAIQELLKLAGCQSLPNEDNGNDPSSCETSKRGQKLWGRFSGYVKEIIAPCLTSRFQLPNVNDAALPSSIYRPTMSFRRWLYYWIRKLTSHATGSRCGIFSACRGIIRYDMPTALYLLPYLVLNVVCYGTPEARQSITEEILSVLNAAASESSEAIVHGITQGQSEVCIQAIFTLLDNLGQWVDDLKQEIALSQPSHVMAGKEAGKSKEENHSHSIYVQDQLLVQCSNVAELLAAIPKVTLAKTSFRCQAYARALTYFESHVREKSGSSNPAAECSGTFSDDDISFLMEIYGGLDEPDGLLGLANLRKSSNLQDQLIINEKAGNWAEVLTLSEQALQMEPDSVHRHCDVLNCFLNMCHLQAMVAHVDGLVYRIPQYKKTWCMQGVQAAWRLGRWDLMDEYLPEADKGLVCSTSENNASFDMGLAKIFKAMMNKDQYMVAEKIAQSKQALLVPLAAAGMDSYMRAYPYVVKLHMLCELEDFNTLLGDESFLDKSFRADDPNFLKLTTDWENRLRCTQSSLWAREPLLAFRRMVYNLSHMNAQVGNCWLQYAKLCRLAGHYETAHHAILEADASGAPNAHMEKAKHLWNIRKSDSAIAELQQTLLNMPAEVLGNAVLSSLCSLSLALPNAPVSATQASKENPDVSKTLLLYTRWIHNTGQKQSEDIKSHYNRVTELRPKWEKGFFCMAKFLDDLLVDARKRQEDKRFTSGVVAVPPSSAGSSKAPAEEKPWWDSLPTVALCYAKGLHKGHKNLFQALPRLLTLWFEFGNIYNQASSDAMKNIHHRMIGIMRGCLKDLPTYQWLTVLSQLISRICHQNAEVVKSVKRIITSVLQAYPQQALWMMAALSKSTVSARRDAAAEILQSAKKSCRRGSDNGALFVQFPSLIEHLIKLCFHPGQPKARAINISTEFSALKRMMPLGIILPVQQALTVTLPSYDSNMSDQSSFHPFSVSEHPTIAGIADDAEILSSLQKPKKVVFLGSDGVPRPFLCKPKDDLRKDARMMEFNAMINRLLSKVPESRRRKLYIRTFAVVPLTEDCGMVEWVPNTRGLRQILQDIYITCGKYDRVKTNAHIKRIYDVCHASKIHEDVMLKTKILPMFPPVFHKWFLMTFSEPAAWFRARVAYAHTTAVWSMVGHIVGLGDRHGENILFDSTTGDCVHVDFSCLFDKGLQLEKPEVVPFRLTQNMIDGLGIAGYEGVFLKVCEITLSVLRTHKEALMTVLETFIHDPLVEWTKSHKSSGVEVRNPHAQRAISNITERLQGVVVGVNAAPSLPLSVEGQARRLIAEAVSHKNLGKMYIWWMPWF, encoded by the exons ATGTCCACCTTCGCCAGATACACCAAGGAGCTCCGCGAGCTCATCGCGGGGTCCTCGACCACAGGCCCCTCCTCCGTCCACTACGAGGACAAGCTCCGGGAGGTCCTCTCCATCCTCCTCCGCGACCACGTCCTACCCTCCCCCACCG CGAACAAGAGGGAGACCACCGTGGTTCTGAAGCTGCTCGACTACACGGCGCGCCGGAACCCCGGGGTCTTCTTCaatggccgcgccgccgaggtCATCCGCGTCATCGGCCGCATCTTCCCCTTCTTCGCTGACCCCGACTTCGG GTCGATCACATTCGACGCGGTTTGGTCTCTTCTCTCACTTCTCCGCACAGGTGACAGAGAAGCCTACAGGCAGTTCTTCTTGGATTCCATGGTTGCAATAGAAG ATGTACTATATGTAGCATCAAAGCGTGCGGAAAAGCCATGTGGTGTACTTTCCAGATGCCTTGTTAAATGCCTCTGTGGTTCCTTCTCAGATATTTTGGAATTCCCTGGTTTTTTTAGTGAGCTCCCAGACAGTTGCCAGCCTAAGAATGGACCTGGTGTGCTGGTTGATCTGACTGGTGATATGAGGTGGCGTCCATTTGTCACTTCATTGATTACACTCATCAACAAATGTCTTACAGATGGGACCCTCTATGTTGAAGGGCTTGTTAGCATGCAATTTGTTTCCTCTGCTTGTTCTATCCTCTGCTATGGGGATGAATCCTTGCACAAG gtttgttttgattttgcaCGGATTGTTGCAACAGTGATGAAAGTTGAGATTCTTCCTATGGAAACGATTATTCGTTCAATCACATGTATTCTGAACCAAGATGTTGATGACCTTTCCATGTTTAG AGATGCAGATTATGACTTTTCAATGGGTGCCTGCCTCCATGCTCTTCATTCTTCATgccctgcttgcattgttgaGTCTACGGCTGTTGACATTGTCAATGTTTTTGCAAGCGCAATGCAGACCAGTAAAAGTTCAGAGCTTCAG GCTGCAATGTGTAGTGCATACAAGAGAATAGTCAAGGTCTGCTCCCCACTAGTATGGAAACCAGAAATCCTTCTGAAATTGCTGTACTTGCCAAAGCCTTACGACAAACTGATTGAATGTATTAGATTGGTTGTTGACAAATTTGGTCGGAGTTTTATATGTGTGGATGACAATGATGATCAAAACAGCTTTCTTAGAAAATCTGAAGGATTTGAGTTGCCAAAAGCCGGCCAGAAAAGAATAGCTCAGAACCAGGAAAATAATTCCTCGAAGCGTCAAAAGATGTCAGAATCAAGATTTTCTGTTGGTTCATTTATCACTACTGAATTTTCTGCTGGCATTGGATATGAAGTAGCAAATGATTATGCCTATGATTTTCGACTGTCAGTAGAGTCACATATTAAGTTCTTGTCACCTGACAATCACAAAGCTTATCCATTGGAGCCTGACATTGCTATACAAGTGCTTAGTCTTCTTTGTCTTTCATTCGGTGTGAATCCAGAGACAGGTCTGTTTATTAGAATTTCTAAGCAAGTTCTCTCCTGGATCCCTTGGATCTGCAAACAG GCAACCAAGAAAtgtttgttttcctttgaCATATCACTATATCTTGAAGCTCTTCATGTTGTAATGCTTCTCCAAT CCTTTCATCCTGGAGACATTAAACTGCTTGGAAATGACGCTCAGTTGATTGGTGAGAGTAGTGCCGATTTAATTCATTCAATATACGTTGATCTCATCAGCTTGGTGAAATGGGTGTGGTCTGATGGCCATGTTTCCGCTGAAGCATGTTCAGACTGGAAATTAAAATGCCTTTTGGTACAAGTTATTGCTACAATTAGCAACAGATTGAATGCTGAATGTGACCTTGAAGTCCTTGAACTGGCTATGCATAGTGAAACTGTGGAGGTTCAAAATGAAGCTCTTATGTCACTACCCATTATCGTACTGTACTCTGGCCCTAGGATGCTTGGAGTGATGTTCAGGAAACTCGA gtctGTTGGTACTTTAGGACTTGAGAAAGTGTGGAAAAGTATTGCCTTTTCACTTGGTTTTCTATCTTGTTTAAATGGAAACACTAATGCCACTGACAAAGTGGGGAATCATTGCAAGCTGTTCTTGGACAAACACTTTAGACAACCAGTCTCGACATCAGATCTTCTCTTAAGAGGTTTCAGGTGCCCTCGGTGTGATATCAGAGCCGTTCACACTAAAGAGCAACTTTCTGTTGTGGACATTGCAGTATTACAAGATGAGAATGTCGACTTCAAGCTTAACATGTCCAAGGCccactttcttttcttcaagtTCCTCTATGCAGATACTTCCAAAGAATGTACAATCTCTATGGTTGAAGTTTTGCCACGAATATTGAGACATTCTAGCAGGGAGGTTCTACTTGCGACGAAAATTGAGTGGGTAAAATGTATTGATTTTCTACTACTTCATGGACTGAAAGCTGTCAGAGATGCATTTTCTGGTGTAGTATCCTGCTTTTTGGAAAATAGTGTCATGGACATTTTGTTTTCAGATGGGCTGGGAATGAATGGAGGGACCAAAGAACTTAACTTCTTGGACAAAATTAAGCATGCTTTCACGGAAGCTGAAGATTCTCACGTTCTCCTGACTCTTTTGGAATCAACTGCTACAATTATGAAGGCTAGTGATACTCAAGGAGAAGTATTTTTTGGCTCATTTGTATTGCTTATTGCTCAGCTTGATAACCATGATCACATCATAAAGATGGCCACATCACGATTACTTCACAGATGCTGCATTTACTGTTTTGAAGGAGGAATAGAAGTCTTCCTCTCGAAGCACTTCCGTGTTAGAGATAATCTGTATGATTATCTGTCATCTAGACTTTTGACTCATCCCAGAATGATTAGTGAATTTGCTGAAGCTATTATTGGGGTTAAGACTGAAGAGCTGATTAGGAGAATGGTTCCATCAGTTATACCAAAGCTTATCGTGTCTCACCCAAACAATGACCAAGTAGTTATTACTCTGGATGAACTGGCAAACCATCTAAACACTGGACTAGTACCGTTAATTGTTAATCAATTGCCTAAAGTTCTCTCTTTCACTCTTTTTTATGAAGACGGGCAGCATTTGCCATCTGTTCTACAGTTTTATCACACTGAAACGGGAACTGATACCAAAGAGATATTTGCAGCTGCTTTGCCAGCACTACTTGATGAAATTGTTTGTTTTCCTGGGGAATCTGATCAGACAGAGACAGATAGAAG GACAACAAGAATTTCACCAACAATACAGAATATCGCAAGAATTTTGACAGGCAATGACACCCTTCCCGAGTTTTTGAAGAACGATTTTGTCAGACTTCTAAATAGCATTGACAAGAAGATGCTTCGTTCTGATGACACGAAGCTTCAAAAACTAGCTCTCCAGCGTATTCGGAAGTTAGTTGAGATGATGGGCCCTTATTTGAGCACACATGCACCAAAGATTATGGTTCTGTTGATTTTTTCCATTGATAAGGAAGCTCTTCAAATGGATGGTCTTGACGTGTTACATTTTTTCATAAAGCAATTGACTGAGGTATCGCCGACCAGTATCAAGTATGTCATGTCTCAAGTTGTAGCTGCTTTCATTCCGTCTTTAGAAAGATGCAGAGAATGCCCTTTTGCGCACCTGAGCAAAATTGTTGAAATCTTAGAAGAACTTGTTCTGAAAAACAGTATCTTGCTTAAACAACATATACGTGAATTGCCGCTGTTGCCTAGCTTACCATCTTTGTCAGGAGTAAACAAAGTAATACAGGAAGCCAGAGGAATAATGACTCTGCAAGATCATCTAAAGGATGCTGTTGATGGTCTTAATCACGAGAGCTTGAATGTGCGGTACATGGTAGCATGTGAGTTGAGTAAGTTACTCAAGACCAGAAGGGAGGATATTACTGCCCTTATAATTGGTGAAGATGTTGCTGATTTGGATGTAATAAGCGCTTTAATTATGACTTTACTTAAAGGTTGTGCTGAGGAATCAAGGACAACTGTTGGCCAGAGATTGAAACTGGTTTGTGCAGATTGTCTTGGTGCACTGGGCGCAGTTGATCCTGCTAAGTTTAAGGTAATTTCATCTGAGCGCTTTAAGATTGAATGTTCAGACGATGATCTTATATTTGAGTTGATCCACAAGCATCTTGCAAGGGCATTCAGAGCTGCTTCTGACACTATGGTACAAGATTCTGCTGCCTTCGCTATTCAAGAGCTGCTAAAATTGGCAGGCTGTCAATCTTTACCTAACGAAGATAACGGGAATGACCCAAGTAGTTGTGAGACGAGCAAAAGGGGCCAGAAGTTGTGGGGACGTTTTTCTGGTTATGTTAAGGAAATAATCGCACCGTGCTTGACATCAAGATTTCAGCTTCCTAACGTGAATGATGCTGCTTTACCCAGCTCAATATACCGCCCAACAATGTCTTTTAGAAGGTGGCTATATTACTGGATTAGAAAGTTGACGTCACATGCAACTGGGTCGCGTTGTGGTATTTTCAGTGCATGCCGGGGAATTATTCGGTATGACATGCCAACTGCGCTGTATCTCCTACCTTACTTGGTTTTAAATGTTGTTTGCTATGGAACCCCAGAGGCTCGCCAAAGTATTACCGAGGAAATCTTGTCTGTTCTCAATGCAGCTGCTTCAGAAAGTAGTGAGGCTATTGTTCATGGAATCACTCAGGGACAGAGTGAGGTTTGTATTCAAGCTATCTTCACGTTACTTGATAATCTTGGGCAATGGGTTGATGACCTCAAACAGGAAATCGCTCTATCCCAGCCTAGTCATGTCATGGCTGGAAAGGAGGCAGGTAAATCGAAAGAGGAAAACCACTCCCATTCTATTTATGTCCAAGATCAATTACTAGTGCAGTGTAGCAATGTTGCTGAGCTGTTGGCTGCTATACCTAAAGTTACTCTGGCTAAAACATCTTTTAGATGTCAAGCTTATGCCCGTGCTCTAACATATTTTGAATCTCATGTCCGAGAGAAATCTGGGTCCTCCAATCCAGCTGCAGAATGTAGTGGCACTTTTTCAGATGATGACATCTCTTTTCTGATGGAAATATATGGTGGATTGGATGAGCCTGATGGTCTCTTAGGTTTAGCTAATCTGAGGAAATCATCAAACCTACAAGATCAACTTATCATCAATGAGAAAGCTGGAAATTGGGCTGAAGTGCTAACACTAAGTGAACAGGCCTTGCAAATGGAACCTGATTCTGTCCATAGACATTGTGATGTCCTCAATTGTTTTCTAAACATGTGCCACCTTCAAGCCATGGTCGCACATGTGGATGGTTTGGTGTACAGGATACCTCAGTATAAGAAAACTTGGTGCATGCAAGGAGTACAAGCAGCTTGGAGATTAGGGAGATGGGATCTCATGGATGAGTACCTACCTGAGGCGGACAAAGGTCTGGTGTGCAGCACTTCTGagaacaatgcttcttttgaCATGGGTCTTGCTAAGATATTCAAGGCAATGATGAACAAAGATCAGTATATGGTTGCTGAAAAGATTGCCCAGTCCAAGCAAGCATTGCTTGTACCATTGGCTGCAGCAGGCATGGACTCATACATGCGTGCATATCCTTATGTTGTAAAGCTGCACATGCTATGCGAGCTGGAAGACTTCAACACCCTGCTGGGAGATGAGTCATTTCTTGATAAATCATTCCGTGCAGATGATCCAAATTTTCTTAAATTAACAACAGACTGGGAAAACCGTCTTAGATGTACACAATCCTCTCTGTGGGCAAGGGAGCCTTTGCTTGCTTTCCGAAGAATGGTTTATAATCTGAGTCATATGAATGCTCAAGTTGGGAACTGCTGGCTTCAGTATGCTAAGCTCTGCCGCTTGGCAGGTCATTATGAGACAGCCCACCATGCAATACTGGAAGCAGATGCTTCAGGTGCTCCTAATGCTCACATGGAGAAGGCAAAACACCTCTGGAATATACGGAAATCTGATAGCGCTATAGCTGAACTTCAGCAAACACTTCTGAACATGCCTGCAGAGGTTTTGGGAAATGCTGTCCTTTCTTCTCTTTGTAGCCTTTCTCTTGCTTTACCAAATGCACCTGTCTCTGCGACACAAGCATCAAAAGAGAATCCAGATGTATCTAAAACCCTTCTTCTTTATACTAGATGGATCCACAACACAGGGCAAAAACAGAGTGAGGATATCAAATCTCACTACAATAGAGTAACAGAGTTGCGGCCCAAGTGGGAAAAGGGTTTCTTCTGCATGGCCAAGTTTTTGGACGATTTGCTTGTTGATGCCAGGAAGCGCCAGGAAGATAAAAGATTCACATCTGGGGTTGTAGCTGTCCCTCCTAGCTCTGCTGGCTCTTCAAAGGCCCCAGCTGAAGAGAAGCCTTGGTGGGATTCACTTCCAACTGTCGCACTGTGTTATGCAAAAGGACTTCACAAAGGACACAAGAATCTTTTCCAAGCACTACCACGACTACTTACTCTTTGGTTTGAATTTGGAAACATATACAACCAAGCTTCCTCCGATGCAATGAAAAACATTCATCATAGG ATGATAGGCATCATGCGTGGGTGCTTGAAGGATCTGCCAACTTATCAGTGGCTAACTGTGCTGTCTCAGTTGATATCTCGCATCTGTCATCAGAATGCTGAAGTTGTCAAATCTGTCAAACGCATTATCACGTCTGTTTTACAGGCATACCCTCAGCAAGCACTTTGGATGATGGCTGCATTGTCAAAGTCAACAGTTTCTGCAAGACGAGATGCTGCCGCAGAAATATTACAATCAGCAAAGAAGAGCTGTCGGCGTGGGAGTGACAATGGTGCACTGTTTGTTCAGTTTCCTTCTTTAATAGAACATCTGATTAAGCTGTGTTTTCATCCAGGGCAGCCCAAGGCAAGGGCAATAAATATCTCAACAGAGTTCAGTGCGTTGAAACGAATGATGCCACTAGGAATTATCTTACCTGTCCAGCAGGCTCTAACTGTAACCCTGCCATCATACGACTCAAATATGTCAGATCAATCTAGTTTTCACCCCTTTTCAGTCTCAGAGCATCCTACGATAGCTGGAATAGCCGACGATGCAGAGATCCTTTCCTCTCTTCAGAAACCAAAGAAG GTCGTGTTCCTCGGAAGTGATGGAGTTCCTCGCCCATTTCTATGCAAACCAAAGGATGATCTTAGGAAGGATGCACGCATGATGGAGTTCAATGCCATGATCAACCGTCTCCTCTCCAAAGTACCTGAGAGCCGCAGGAGAAAGCTTTATATCAGAACCTTCGCTGTGGTTCCACTTACAGAAGATTGTGGAATGGTAGAATGGGTGCCCAACACTCGTGGTCTTCGGCAAATTCTTCAGGACATCTATATAACTTGTGGGAAGTATGACAGGGTGAAAACCAACGCGCATATCAAGAGGATATATGATGTTTGTCATGCTAGTAAAATTCATGAAGATGTGATGCTGAAAACTAAAATCCTTCCAATGTTCCCCCCAGTTTTCCACAAATGGTTCTTGATGACATTCTCTGAACCAGCTGCATGGTTTCGTGCCAGAGTGGCATATGCACATACCACTGCAGTTTGGTCAATGGTTGGGCATATTGTTGGGCTTGGTGACAGACACGGTGAAAACATCCTCTTCGACTCGACAACTGGGGACTGTGTTCATGTGGATTTCAGTTGCTTGTTTGATAAAGGTTTGCAGCTTGAGAAGCCTGAGGTGGTGCCATTTAGGCTTACACAA AACATGATTGATGGCTTGGGCATCGCTGGATATGAAGGTGTCTTTCTGAAAGTCTGTGAAATTACTCTATCGGTTCTCAGGACTCACAAGGAGGCACTCATGACCGTTCTTGAGACCTTTATCCATGATCCACTAGTTGAGTGGACCAAATCCCATAAATCTAGCGGAGTGGAAGTCCGGAATCCACATGCTCAG AGGGCTATCTCTAACATCACGGAGAGGCTCCAGGGAGTCGTCGTAGGCGTCAATGCTGCTCCCTCTCTGCCACTTTCTGTGGAAGGCCAAGCGCGGCGCCTAATTGCTGAAGCAGTTTCGCACAAAAACCTTGGCAAGATGTACATCTGGTGGATGCCTTGGTTCTAA
- the LOC100820881 gene encoding thiosulfate sulfurtransferase 16, chloroplastic: protein MAATFFGRGGVSIPSLLLLHAHPPPLLLACSVLRHGGAARSSVRVMASAAGRPGAARRMLGSVRSGAAGGLRAGEAEVAAVPPSVPVRVAHELQLAGHRYLDVRTEGEFGGGHPAGAVNIPYLYKTGSGMTKNSQFLEQVSAIFRRDDEIIIGCQSGRRSLMAAAELCSAGFTAVTDIAGGFSAWRENGLPVNVR, encoded by the exons ATGGCTGCAACCTTcttcggccgcggcggcgtctcCATCccgtccctcctcctcctccacgcccacccgccgccactgctccTCGCGTGCAG TGTACTgcggcacggcggcgccgcgagAAGTTCTGTCCGGGtcatggcgtcggcggcggggaggccgGGCGCCGCCAGGAGGATGCTCGGCTCCGTCAG gtccggcgccgccggggggTTGCGcgcgggggaggcggaggtggcggccgTGCCGCCTTCGGTGCCGGTGCGCGTCGCCCACGAGCTACAGCTCGCCGGCCACCGCTACCTTGATGTCAG AACCGAGGGTGAGTTCGGCGGTGGCCATCCAGCAGGGGCCGTGAACATCCCCTACTTGTACAAGACCGGCTCAG GGATGACGAAGAACTCACAATTTCTCGAGCAAGTGTCGGCGATCTTCAGGAGGGACGATGAGATCATCATT GGATGCCAGAGCGGCAGGAGGTCTCTCATGGCAGCAGCCGAACTCTGCTCCGCG GGGTTCACTGCCGTGACCGACATCGCCGGAGGGTTTTCTGCTTGGAGGGAGAATGGACTGCCCGTCAACGTCCGGTGA